The Proteiniphilum propionicum genome contains the following window.
AGGAGGCCTTTTGGGCATCCAGTCGCCATACATTGCATTATTGAAAACACCCTCTCCGCTTGCCGGCTTTTTTTGGTTGCTTGTGTTTCCGTTAAGGTTGAAAGTGAATTTCAGACTTTTGTCTTTCAAAAGGAAAGCATCTGTATTCAGCACAAAGTTTACTTGATTGTACTTGTAGTTTTTACTGACACCTTGTTGATCCATATATCCCAAACTGGAGTAATAGGTTAATCGTTCGCTTCCTCCCCGGAGGCTTACATTGGTCTGGTACATGGGCTGGGTATGGTTGAACATATCCCATGGGTCATACGTGGAAAAGTAATCTTGTATATTGCCGCCTTGGGTCTTGTTGGGATCAAACAAATCGTTGATTTCATCCATGGTATAGGTCATACCGTATTTTTCGTTGACCATACTACGAATATCTTCACGGTTATATCCCTTTTGCCATAAATCGCCCATATAGTACTTTGACAAAGCGGTGTTGTTAAATGTTGGGTTTTCCTGAAAACTGGCAAATTCCACTTCGTTACGTGCTTGTGCATATTCATAGGCGCTCAACCCTTTGGCACGATAAGAAGGGGTCATTATGGAGACTTTTTGATTTGCCGAAATAATAGGAGCACCTTCCTGTCCGCGTTTGGTGGCAATCACCACTACTCCGTTAGCTGCTCTCGGTCCATACACTGCGGTGGCTGAGGCATCCTTCAATATAGACATCGATGCAATATCGTCAGGGCGTAAGCGGTTAAAAAATGCATTACCCTGAGATGATTCCATCACAACATCGTCAATCACGTATAGAATTTTTTCGCCTCCACGAATCCAAATCTTAACATTTTCACCGGGAGCTCCGGAACTTTGTTGTGTGATAACGCCAGTAACGCGACCGCCCAAACCTTCTGAAATAGAAGTGACAGGCAGTTTGGCTAATTGGCTTACATTCACGCTGGAAGCTGAGGCTGTCATGGTTTTGGCTTTTTGTACACCTCCATAGCCTGTTACCACAACCTCCTCCAATATTTCGGTATCCGTAACCAATACAACATTAATAGTTGTTCTGCCGTTCACAGGAATAATTTGTGTTTTCATACCTACGTAGCTGAACTGTAACGAAGCATTGGCTGGTACATTGGGTAATGTGTACTTACCGTCGGTATCTGTTACAGTACCATAACTTGCATTGCCCACAATTGTAATGGTTGCACCGATAACTTCAAATCCCGTATCATCGGTTACCGTGCCACTGATTGTTACGGTTTGGGCTGAAATAGAAAGAGCCATAAAACTCAAAAAAAGAATCAATAAGCCCTTAAAACCTGGTTGATTTTTCCTCTTCATTCTTTTGTTAATTTGAAAATTTAATAATTATTTAACAGATAGATTTTTTTATAATGCAAATATCAAATAGAAGCAAAAATTGGTATTGTTCATAACCTCATTTAGTTAGAAGGATTATATTCAATAGTATGTATATTTTTTTTGGTTTTAAAGAATCCATTCGATAGAAATTTATGTTTAATTTCTGAACTCTAATTCAATGAGAAAACAGTGATTGGTAAAACAGCATGGTACTAATCTGTGCCGTTATGTACTGTCAGTGCTGTGCTGTTTTTTAAGATGATGACAAAAATAGTTGTAAAACAAAAAATATACAAATTAATTTATGATGTTATACAACATATTTGAAAAGGTATTTACAAATAGGTTACAACAAGCGAAGATGGTTAAAATCAACAAGATAGCGCGCTTTGGCTGTTCTTGACTGCAAAAATCAAAAACAAATTGTTTGTTTTACGTGATAGTTTTCATTATAATTAACAAGCTGCTCAAAGCTAAAACAGTTAGGTGGAAAAGTTTTAGAGTACCTTGTAAACAATTGTATAACAGAGGAATGGACTAATATAAAACCGAGCAGGCCTTTTACTGATTTTTTGGTTATTAAGCAAATATTTACAGTAGATTTATTCTTTATTAAATTGAGTCTTTTCGATAGACTATTGTTGGCAGATATTGCTTTATTTTTTCTCCATTCAAAACAAAATTTCCCGCCAAATCTCCCAAGAGATTAAAGTCGATACTAATACAAGGTACACCATTTCCAATAATTTCGTAAAAAGGATTTTCATTATACGCAATCAATCCGAAATCCTTTCCCATTTCCATATTCTTATGTTTGCTCTGTTTGATTACATCAACCACATCTGTTTGCTTGATAATAATATAACAGCAACTTTGTTGTAACTCCTTCACTGCATTGTCCCATATTTCGTATTCAAAGCCATAATCTTTGCAGAATTTGGAAAAGAAAATTTTACTACTTTGAGGGTGCTTATGTTTTTTATTTAAAATATAAACCAGTTTGTTGTACTTTGATAACTCTTTTTTTACAGAAGACAAGGCATTGTAAAACTGCTCATCAAAATCCTGACATACATATGAATATCCGTCTTTGTCGAAATTTCCAAAATCGATCAGTAACAGCCGATTTTTATCTATTTTTTCAAGAGTATTGGAAAATTTTTCATTGTCATAATTCATTACAATGTATTTACTGTATCGGCCATATGATTCATTGATAATGGTATCGAACAGACTCTTATTATACTGGTGAAACCATAAATCAACTTTATAGGTAAGTGGGAGCTTATTTACAAGACTGTTAAAGAGAGCCTCTTTAAACGGTGTGTATTCATCGAGTAACAGGAGAGTATTTGTAGATTGTCTGGAGACGAAATAACTTTTTCCCTGAATGGAATCTATAAGCCCTATCTCCTTGAGTTTTAAAAAAGCTTTAAAGACAGTATCACGTGAAACGCAATATTTCCTGCTTAAGTAGTTGATTGAAGGTAGCTTATCGCCTACCTGAAGCTCTTTTTCGAAAATAGCACCTTGTATATAATCTGTTAGTTGCTGTACTTTCGTTGCTTTATGGTCGAATTTTAGTTCCATAACTTAGATAGAAGTTTTGTATTAACCTGAGAGACAAAGGTATATTTATTATTTAAAAGGGACAAACATTTTCTTATAATTGTGACATATTTATTTAATCCAAAAATGCAATTTCCTTTAAAAAAATCGGGAAACATATCAATCAGTACTTTTCAATTAATTTCTTCCTCTACCTTCTGTTTTATCTCATTTTACTGCTTATTGTAAACTTGCTAATTACAAAGATTCTACGTGAATTTTATTTAAGGGATTTTTAATAACCGTTTTCTGAACTTTAGTTTGTCAACTATTATTTATGGGTGTCTGCTCTAAACAAGTAACATTTTTTCCCTAATTACTAAAAACGGACATGGAGAATTTTAAAGTACTACCACATAAATAACACTTAGGGTGGTGTGAGAGTATGGAAAGCAAAAGTAGGAAGAAAACAATATTGTTTTCTTCCTACTCAATTCATATAAAAGTAGTTTTAAGGTTTATCCCACCAAATCCTACCTTCAGTCTTATCTACTGCTGTTCCATAGTTGGGATCTTTCTTTAGTTCATCAACTGCATTATTGAAGTTTTCAATGTTAGCTGTATTTGGTGTTGGAAGAACCCCTCGTCGTGGAATCAACAACGGATCACCTCCTGTCTTAAGTTCTTCCAAAAATGCGACTCCATTTTCAGGTATGGGTTGAGGTTTGAAAGCCGGTAACCCGGTGCGTTTCCAAGATGCCCATGCTTCTTCTGGGCGCATAAAGAGATTTACCCACTGTTGTGAAGCTATCTTCTCCAAAGTAACCGTTTGGAATTCGGTACGTGAGAGGTAGCTTTCAATCTTTTCAACCGTAATGGGGTTGTAGTTATCACTGTTAGAATTCATAGCAGATGGAACTCCCATTTTTTCAGCCCAAGTCTGATACTGTTCCATTGAAGCGCTAATACCGTTACGGAACCAAGTAA
Protein-coding sequences here:
- a CDS encoding winged helix-turn-helix domain-containing protein, with the protein product MELKFDHKATKVQQLTDYIQGAIFEKELQVGDKLPSINYLSRKYCVSRDTVFKAFLKLKEIGLIDSIQGKSYFVSRQSTNTLLLLDEYTPFKEALFNSLVNKLPLTYKVDLWFHQYNKSLFDTIINESYGRYSKYIVMNYDNEKFSNTLEKIDKNRLLLIDFGNFDKDGYSYVCQDFDEQFYNALSSVKKELSKYNKLVYILNKKHKHPQSSKIFFSKFCKDYGFEYEIWDNAVKELQQSCCYIIIKQTDVVDVIKQSKHKNMEMGKDFGLIAYNENPFYEIIGNGVPCISIDFNLLGDLAGNFVLNGEKIKQYLPTIVYRKDSI